TATAAAAGATTTGTAAAAAATATTTATATGGAGGTGTAAGAATGGAAAATATAAGTATAAGAACGGATCTAGCTGTGGAAGCAAGAGAAATGGTACAGGAAGAGACTAAAAAAGAAGTACCAGGAGTGGCAGTAAATGTAGAACAACAAGGAGATATAAAGATTACAAGAGTAAAAATTGAAAAAGAAGTTGGACAAAAAATTATGGGAAAGCCGATAGGAAATTATATTACTTTAGAAATTCCTCAAATTAGAGAAAAAGGGGAGAAATTTAAGGAGGATCTTGCTCAAGAATTAGCAAAAGAATTAAATACAATGGTGCATAAGAAAGTGAATAAAGATGCTACTACTTTAGTTGTTGGTTTGGGGAATTGGAATATTACTCCAGATTCTTTAGGACCAAAAGTAATTTCTAAATTAATGGTAACTCGACATCTTTTAGAAAACATTCCTGATATGGTAGATCAAGAATTAACACCAGTGTGCGCCATATCTCCTGGAGTTTTAGGAATTACTGGAATTGAAACCAGTGAAATCGTAAAAGGGATAGTAGAAAAAATAAAGCCTAATTTAGTAATTGCAATTGATGCTTTAGCATCAAGAAGAGCGGAAAGAGTAAATACCACGATACAAATGACAGATTCAGGAATTAATCCTGGTTCTGGAGTAGGAAATAAGAGAAAGGCTCTAAATAAAGATAGCTTGGGAATACCAGTAATTGCTATTGGAATTCCTACGGTTGTAGATGCTACTACCTTAGCTAATGATACTATCGATTTAATGTTAGATGCCATGATTAAAGAAGCAACTCAAGGAAAAGAATTTTATAATATGTTAAAGGAAATTAATAGAGAAGAAAAACATATGTTAATTCGTCAGATTTTACATCCTTATGTAGGAGATCTAATGGTAACTCCTAAAGAGGTCGATTTAATCATTGATGATATTTCTTTAGTAGTAGCTAATGGAATTAATATTGCACTTCATCCTGGAATAGGGCTAGAAGATGTCAATCGATATATAAACTGACCATTTCAAGAGCCATAGACGTCTTGGATTTAAACTTTTAGAAAACGTCTATGGTTTTTTAAACTTTTTAAATAAATTTTAAAAAATCTTTAGATAAAATGAATATTTCCCGTATATTTTGAATAGTGTATAAGGATAAACAACAGAAGAGGGGTGAATTTGTGCAAACTAAATGGAAAAACATGATTTTTAGTATAACTGTTGTAGTACTTCTTATTGCTATTATTCAACAGGGAAATATACTAATGAATAATATTAGAAAATCTACTACTGTTTTTGAAAATGAGACAATCAGTGAGACAACTACTGAACAAAAAGTAGAGAAATCGGGGAAAAATGAAAAGTTACAACAAAGCAAAACTTTAAAAGAAAAAGAGAATTCGGTGTTAAATAATGATTTTTTAAAAATTATTTTAAAAAAAGGAATTACAATGATGGAGACAGCTTATAAAATGAATGGAGATGAAAGCGATGGTCTTTTGTCATCTTTATTTATTATGAGTACTAATATAAATATAAAAGACCCTAAAACTATATTAAGTTCTCAGATTCCTATGTTAGATTCTTATGAATCTGATGA
The window above is part of the Garciella nitratireducens DSM 15102 genome. Proteins encoded here:
- the gpr gene encoding GPR endopeptidase gives rise to the protein MENISIRTDLAVEAREMVQEETKKEVPGVAVNVEQQGDIKITRVKIEKEVGQKIMGKPIGNYITLEIPQIREKGEKFKEDLAQELAKELNTMVHKKVNKDATTLVVGLGNWNITPDSLGPKVISKLMVTRHLLENIPDMVDQELTPVCAISPGVLGITGIETSEIVKGIVEKIKPNLVIAIDALASRRAERVNTTIQMTDSGINPGSGVGNKRKALNKDSLGIPVIAIGIPTVVDATTLANDTIDLMLDAMIKEATQGKEFYNMLKEINREEKHMLIRQILHPYVGDLMVTPKEVDLIIDDISLVVANGINIALHPGIGLEDVNRYIN